The following proteins are co-located in the Spea bombifrons isolate aSpeBom1 chromosome 3, aSpeBom1.2.pri, whole genome shotgun sequence genome:
- the LOC128484412 gene encoding somatostatin receptor type 4-like has translation MTTSPDLLLPVEAKILLSTWNQSRHTSGTLYPFNIMGIHKNTNSTSAPMETERDVSMIVIQFIYAIVCLIGLIGNSMVIFVILRYAKMKTATNIYILNLAIADELFMLSVPFLAASAALQHWPFGSGMCRTVLSVDGINMFTSVFCLTVLSVDRYVAVVHPLRAARYRRPTVAKMINICVWIVSILVISPILIFADTESSKNGVVVCNLMWPQPTWSAVFVIYTFLLGFFLPVVAICLCYILIIVKMRAVALKAGWQQRKKSEKKITRMVLMVVTVFVICWMPFYIVQLLNLFLPHMDATINHVSIILSYANSCANPILYAFFSDNFKRSFQRIVCFRWLENGTDEPVDYYATALKSRVCNNNPLDFQQEPLRSDPCYNFKNGTITRTTTL, from the coding sequence ATGACCACATCCCCAGATCTCCTGCTGCCGGTGGAGGCCAAGATTCTACTAAGCACATGGAATCAGTCCAGGCACACGTCTGGAACTCTGTACCCATTCAACATAATGGGCATCCATAAAAACACTAACAGCACCAGTGCCCCCATGGAAACTGAAAGGGATGTGAGCATGATAGTAATTCAGTTCATTTATGCCATCGTGTGCCTCATTGGGCTCATTGGGAACTCCATGgtgatttttgtcattttaagaTATGCCAAAATGAAAACGGCCACCAACATTTACATCTTGAACTTGGCTATTGCAGACGAACTCTTCATGCTGAGCGTCCCTTTCCTTGCTGCCTCTGCAGCCCTGCAGCACTGGCCATTTGGCTCAGGGATGTGCCGCACAGTCCTCAGTGTGGACGGCATCAACATGTTCACCAGCGTGTTTTGCCTGACAGTGCTAAGCGTGGACAGGTACGTGGCAGTGGTCCATCCTCTACGGGCGGCCAGATACAGGAGACCCACTGTGGCCAAGATGATCAACATTTGCGTTTGGATTGTGTCCATTCTGGTCATTTCCCCGATCTTGATCTTTGCAGACACTGAGTCCTCTAAGAATGGAGTGGTGGTGTGTAATCTGATGTGGCCCCAGCCCACATGGTCTGCTGTTTTTGTCATTTACACCTTTCTCTTgggctttttcctccccgtggTAGCCATATGTCTCTGTTACATCCTCATCATTGTAAAAATGAGAGCAGTAGCCTTGAAGGCAGGCTGGCAACAGAGGAAGAAATCGGAGAAGAAGATTACACGCATGGTTCTGATGGTTGTCACAGTATTTGTAATTTGTTGGATGCCCTTCTACATAGTACAGCTCCTTAACCTTTTCCTACCCCACATGGATGCCACCATCAACCATGTCTCCATCATTTTAAGTTATGCCAACAGTTGTGCCAACCCCATCCTCTATGCCTTCTTCTCGGATAACTTTAAGAGGTCCTTCCAGAGGATCGTGTGTTTTCGTTGGCTAGAAAATGGCACAGATGAACCTGTGGATTATTATGCTACAGCCCTGAAGAGTAGAGTGTGCAACAACAACCCGTTGGACTTTCAACAAGAACCCCTGAGATCTGACCCTTGCTACAACTTCAAGAATGGGACCATCACAAGGACTACCACTCTATAA